A portion of the Chiroxiphia lanceolata isolate bChiLan1 chromosome 10, bChiLan1.pri, whole genome shotgun sequence genome contains these proteins:
- the ZBTB38 gene encoding zinc finger and BTB domain-containing protein 38 isoform X2 gives MTVMSHSKDLKDDFHSDTVLSILNEQRIRGILCDVTIIVEDTKFKAHSNVLAASSLYFKNIFWSRTICISGHVLELDDLKAEVFTEILNYIYSSTVVVKRQETVTDLAAAGKKLGISFLEDLTDVNFSSSPCPYAYCVNEKGNVKEEKHEKRHEDSAVTNGPRITNAFSIFETESSLFSPLDLRASFKKVSDTIQAPNISLDRSDVCKDAEPASTLAEHSYAVSSGGDTSQGAPFVEQDSSPSYQGGEDRYENHQATPVIQQGKQAGSTPKPAFKPQSTSLAVAKVPASTVTTAEAQHEAVTDQTITSFPKPQNKAGDFHLSREEGDSSANVSASETTVIPPAYSCNCCAKSFSDAASLTAHLQLHSEHQETFICKYCSKQFANLNILESHEQVCMRSSSLSVHNGKEQNFADNYTATEGRNGSSYANTEPLLSENSVTDRSNANCTLPETDHLVKVVDGQILYTCVVCKRSYVTLSSLRRHANVHSWRRTYPCHYCNKVFALAEYRTRHEIWHTGERRYQCIFCLETFMTYYILKNHQKSFHAIDHRLSVNKKTANGGLKPSMYPYKLYRLLPMKCRRMPYKSYRNSSYENVQTTTQANETTSTNCFIPTSLSSELPPLNFQHSIIANNRTLALDTSSHNDTAPSTNTQNSSSWGVSILNSDLQRDFFTAENRVSTAANDSGSQECDSSVVSLSNVNENSTSVISYSSSAPSVIMHSSRVSSVIMHSKTITSIENSKTESSDNLPSQSVSDDGKYGPDNYGKCITKSKTIKEKKKTLQYNRAEVTEDTQHVTGSGGSSSKTVNTVQESSKTETYIAKPALPGTSADSNVAPLCQITVKIGNEAIVKRHILGSKLFCKRGRKSKHESKQDNLTEEPEIEVKEKSPSRLYSSECLELTEMCDDVSDQDSSDKPWRPYYNYKPKKKSKQLRKMKKTKWRKKHGSKNTIMESPNTCSREYALRNAPEEKAISQEDNTEMPNLHCELCERDPSSTAEGQEHVHWHVATSKPYICELCQKQFQSPSTLKMHMRCHTGEKPYTCKTCGKCFSVPGNLQKHERIHLGVKDFVCQYCNKAFTLNETLKIHERIHTGEKRYHCQFCFQSFLYLSTKRNHEQRHVREHNGKGYACFQCPKICKTAAALGMHQKKHLFKSPAPQDRKEQFCNESTKLLENPRFLGSEGSEVKNTQSVTPEVIL, from the coding sequence atGACAGTCATGTCCCATTCAAAGGATCTCAAGGATGACTTCCACAGCGACACTGtactttccattttaaatgaaCAGCGCATTCGGGGTATTCTCTGTGATGTCACCATAATTGTGGAAGATACCAAATTTAAAGCCCATAGTAATGTGCTGGCAGCTTCAAGcctttactttaaaaacattttttggaGTCGTACTATCTGTATTTCAGGTCACGTACTGGAGTTAGATGATCTCAAAGCTGAAGTGtttacagaaatactgaattacATCTACAGTTCCACAGTAGTTGTTAAGAGGCAGGAGACTGTAACGGACCttgcagctgcagggaaaaagCTGGGAATATCATTTCTGGAAGATCTTACAGATGTGAATTTTTCAAGTTCCCCCTGCCCCTATGCATACTGTGTTAATGAGAAAGGGAATgtcaaagaggaaaaacacGAAAAGAGACACGAAGACTCCGCTGTGACAAATGGACCACGAATTACAAATGCATTCTCAATTTTTGAGACAGaaagcagtttgttttctcCACTTGATTTGAGGGCCAGCTTTAAAAAGGTGTCTGACACAATACAAGCTCCCAATATCAGCCTCGACAGAAGCGATGTTTGCAAAGATGCTGAGCCAGCCAGTACCTTGGCTGAACACTCCTATGCAGTTTCTTCTGGGGGAGACACTTCACAAGGAGCCCCTTTTGTGGAACAGGACAGCAGCCCTTCATACCAGGGGGGTGAGGACCGCTATGAAAATCACCAAGCCACGCCAGTCattcagcagggaaaacaaGCAGGTAGTACTCCTAAGCCAGCCTTTAAGCCCCAGAGTACGAGTTTGGCTGTAGCAAAAGTACCAGCCTCTACAGTAACCACTGCAGAAGCCCAGCATGAAGCAGTTACTGATCAGACAATTACTTCCTTTCCAAAACCTCAGAATAAAGCAGGAGATTTCCATTTATCCAGAGAAGAGGGAGACAGTTCTGCTAATGTTTCTGCATCTGAGACAACTGTCATTCCACCTGCTTACAGTTGTAACTGTTGTGCAAAATCATTCAGTGACGCGGCATCACTCACTGCTCATCTTCAACTCCATTCAGAGCATCAGGAAACTTTCATATGCAAATACTGCAGCAAACAGTTTGCAAATCTGAATATACTGGAAAGTCATGAGCAAGTCTGCATGAGATCAAGTAGCTTATCGGTTCacaatggaaaagaacaaaattttgcAGATAACTATACTGCTACAGAGGGAAGGAATGGAAGTTCATACGCAAACACAGAGCCCCTGTTGTCTGAAAACAGTGTCACTGATCGTTCCAATGCAAACTGCACTTTGCCAGAGACAGATCATTTGGTTAAAGTGGTCGATGGGCAGATATTATACACTTGTGTCGTTTGCAAGCGCAGCTATGTAACACTGTCTAGCCTTCGAAGACATGCAAATGTGCACTCGTGGAGGAGAACATACCCTTGTCACTACTGCAATAAAGTGTTTGCATTGGCTGAGTACCGCACCAGACACGAGATCTGGCACACGGGGGAGAGGCGGTATCAGTGCATTTTCTGTCTGGAGACTTTCATGACTTACTATATACTGAAAAATCACCAGAAGTCCTTCCATGCAATTGACCATCGTCTCTcagtaaataaaaagacagCCAACGGAGGTTTAAAACCCAGCATGTACCCATACAAACTGTACAGGCTCTTACCGATGAAATGCAGGCGAATGCCTTACAAGTCCTACCGAAATTCTTCATATGAAAATGTTCAAACAACTACCCAGGCCAATGAAACTACTTCTACTAACTGCTTCATTCCGACTTCTCTTAGCTCTGAGCTACCACCACTAAATTTTCAACATAGTATAATAGCAAACAACAGAACTCTGGCCTTGGATACATCTTCACATAATGATACAGCACCTTCCACAAATACTCAGAATTCTTCCTCTTGGGGAGTAAGTATCTTAAATTCTGACTTGCAGAGGGActttttcacagctgaaaatagAGTTTCCACTGCTGCGAATGACTCTGGTTCTCAGGAGTGTGATTCCTCAGTTGTGTCTTTAAGTAATGTGAATGAAAATTCCACCTCTGTCATCAGTTACAGCAGTTCTGCACCCTCTGTTATAATGCACAGTAGCAGAGTTTCATCAGTAATCATGCACAGTAAAACAATCACTTCCATAGAAAACAGTAAGACAGAATCTTCAGATAATCTGCCTAGTCAGTCCGTAAGCGATGATGGTAAGTATGGACCAGATAATTACGGGAAGTGCATTACAAAATCAAAAACtattaaggagaaaaagaaaacgCTGCAGTACAACAGAGCAGAAGTAACTGAGGATACACAGCATGTCACAGGATCTGGAGGTTCATCAAGCAAAACAGTAAATACTGTCCAAGAATCAAGTAAAACTGAAACATACATTGCAAAGCCTGCCTTACCTGGAACGTCTGCCGACAGCAATGTCGCACCTCTGTGtcaaataacagtaaaaattgGTAATGAAGCTATTgtaaaaagacatattttagGATCCAAGCTTTTTTGTAAAAGGGGACGAAAATCTAAACATGAGTCCAAGCAGGACAATCTAACTGAGGAACCAGAAATAGAGGTAAAAGAAAAGAGCCCATCTAGACTTTATAGCTCAGAATGCCTGGAACTGACAGAAATGTGTGATGATGTAAGTGACCAGGACTCCAGTGATAAACCCTGGAGACCCTATTATAAttacaaaccaaaaaagaaatcgaaacagctaagaaaaatgaaaaagaccAAATGGAGGAAAAAGCACGGAAGCAAGAACACCATTATGGAAAGCCCCAACACGTGCAGTCGAGAGTATGCACTCAGGAATGCTCCTGAGGAAAAGGCCATCAGCCAGgaagacaacacagaaatgcCTAATCTTCATTGTGAGCTCTGTGAAAGAGACCCATCTTCCACAGCAGAAGGTCAAGAACACGTGCACTGGCATGTAGCTACTTCAAAGCCTTACATTTGTGAGTTATGCCAAAAACAGTTTCAAAGTCCATccactttaaaaatgcatatgagGTGTCACACTGGGGAAAAGCCCTACACTTGCAAAACCTGTGGTAAATGTTTCTCAGTTCCTGGAAATCTACAGAAACACGAACGTATTCACCTGGGTGTCAAAGATTTTGTCTGCCAATACTGTAATAAGGCGTTCACTTTAAATGAAACACtcaaaatacatgaaagaaTTCATACTGGAGAAAAACGCTACCACTGtcagttctgctttcagagCTTCTTGTACCTTTCTACCAAAAGGAACCATGAGCAAAGGCATGTCCGTGAGCACAACGGAAAAGGATATGCTTGCTTTCAGTGCCCCAAAATTTGCaagacagcagctgctctgggaatgcACCAGAAGAAACATCTATTCAAAAGTCCAGCTCCACAAGAtagaaaagaacagttttgcAATGAAAGCACTAAACTTCTGGAAAATCCACGTTTCCTTGGCTCAGAAGGAAGTGAGGTGAAAAATACACAAAGTGTAACTCCAGAAGTTATACTCTGA
- the ZBTB38 gene encoding zinc finger and BTB domain-containing protein 38 isoform X1 has product MQMTVMSHSKDLKDDFHSDTVLSILNEQRIRGILCDVTIIVEDTKFKAHSNVLAASSLYFKNIFWSRTICISGHVLELDDLKAEVFTEILNYIYSSTVVVKRQETVTDLAAAGKKLGISFLEDLTDVNFSSSPCPYAYCVNEKGNVKEEKHEKRHEDSAVTNGPRITNAFSIFETESSLFSPLDLRASFKKVSDTIQAPNISLDRSDVCKDAEPASTLAEHSYAVSSGGDTSQGAPFVEQDSSPSYQGGEDRYENHQATPVIQQGKQAGSTPKPAFKPQSTSLAVAKVPASTVTTAEAQHEAVTDQTITSFPKPQNKAGDFHLSREEGDSSANVSASETTVIPPAYSCNCCAKSFSDAASLTAHLQLHSEHQETFICKYCSKQFANLNILESHEQVCMRSSSLSVHNGKEQNFADNYTATEGRNGSSYANTEPLLSENSVTDRSNANCTLPETDHLVKVVDGQILYTCVVCKRSYVTLSSLRRHANVHSWRRTYPCHYCNKVFALAEYRTRHEIWHTGERRYQCIFCLETFMTYYILKNHQKSFHAIDHRLSVNKKTANGGLKPSMYPYKLYRLLPMKCRRMPYKSYRNSSYENVQTTTQANETTSTNCFIPTSLSSELPPLNFQHSIIANNRTLALDTSSHNDTAPSTNTQNSSSWGVSILNSDLQRDFFTAENRVSTAANDSGSQECDSSVVSLSNVNENSTSVISYSSSAPSVIMHSSRVSSVIMHSKTITSIENSKTESSDNLPSQSVSDDGKYGPDNYGKCITKSKTIKEKKKTLQYNRAEVTEDTQHVTGSGGSSSKTVNTVQESSKTETYIAKPALPGTSADSNVAPLCQITVKIGNEAIVKRHILGSKLFCKRGRKSKHESKQDNLTEEPEIEVKEKSPSRLYSSECLELTEMCDDVSDQDSSDKPWRPYYNYKPKKKSKQLRKMKKTKWRKKHGSKNTIMESPNTCSREYALRNAPEEKAISQEDNTEMPNLHCELCERDPSSTAEGQEHVHWHVATSKPYICELCQKQFQSPSTLKMHMRCHTGEKPYTCKTCGKCFSVPGNLQKHERIHLGVKDFVCQYCNKAFTLNETLKIHERIHTGEKRYHCQFCFQSFLYLSTKRNHEQRHVREHNGKGYACFQCPKICKTAAALGMHQKKHLFKSPAPQDRKEQFCNESTKLLENPRFLGSEGSEVKNTQSVTPEVIL; this is encoded by the coding sequence atGACAGTCATGTCCCATTCAAAGGATCTCAAGGATGACTTCCACAGCGACACTGtactttccattttaaatgaaCAGCGCATTCGGGGTATTCTCTGTGATGTCACCATAATTGTGGAAGATACCAAATTTAAAGCCCATAGTAATGTGCTGGCAGCTTCAAGcctttactttaaaaacattttttggaGTCGTACTATCTGTATTTCAGGTCACGTACTGGAGTTAGATGATCTCAAAGCTGAAGTGtttacagaaatactgaattacATCTACAGTTCCACAGTAGTTGTTAAGAGGCAGGAGACTGTAACGGACCttgcagctgcagggaaaaagCTGGGAATATCATTTCTGGAAGATCTTACAGATGTGAATTTTTCAAGTTCCCCCTGCCCCTATGCATACTGTGTTAATGAGAAAGGGAATgtcaaagaggaaaaacacGAAAAGAGACACGAAGACTCCGCTGTGACAAATGGACCACGAATTACAAATGCATTCTCAATTTTTGAGACAGaaagcagtttgttttctcCACTTGATTTGAGGGCCAGCTTTAAAAAGGTGTCTGACACAATACAAGCTCCCAATATCAGCCTCGACAGAAGCGATGTTTGCAAAGATGCTGAGCCAGCCAGTACCTTGGCTGAACACTCCTATGCAGTTTCTTCTGGGGGAGACACTTCACAAGGAGCCCCTTTTGTGGAACAGGACAGCAGCCCTTCATACCAGGGGGGTGAGGACCGCTATGAAAATCACCAAGCCACGCCAGTCattcagcagggaaaacaaGCAGGTAGTACTCCTAAGCCAGCCTTTAAGCCCCAGAGTACGAGTTTGGCTGTAGCAAAAGTACCAGCCTCTACAGTAACCACTGCAGAAGCCCAGCATGAAGCAGTTACTGATCAGACAATTACTTCCTTTCCAAAACCTCAGAATAAAGCAGGAGATTTCCATTTATCCAGAGAAGAGGGAGACAGTTCTGCTAATGTTTCTGCATCTGAGACAACTGTCATTCCACCTGCTTACAGTTGTAACTGTTGTGCAAAATCATTCAGTGACGCGGCATCACTCACTGCTCATCTTCAACTCCATTCAGAGCATCAGGAAACTTTCATATGCAAATACTGCAGCAAACAGTTTGCAAATCTGAATATACTGGAAAGTCATGAGCAAGTCTGCATGAGATCAAGTAGCTTATCGGTTCacaatggaaaagaacaaaattttgcAGATAACTATACTGCTACAGAGGGAAGGAATGGAAGTTCATACGCAAACACAGAGCCCCTGTTGTCTGAAAACAGTGTCACTGATCGTTCCAATGCAAACTGCACTTTGCCAGAGACAGATCATTTGGTTAAAGTGGTCGATGGGCAGATATTATACACTTGTGTCGTTTGCAAGCGCAGCTATGTAACACTGTCTAGCCTTCGAAGACATGCAAATGTGCACTCGTGGAGGAGAACATACCCTTGTCACTACTGCAATAAAGTGTTTGCATTGGCTGAGTACCGCACCAGACACGAGATCTGGCACACGGGGGAGAGGCGGTATCAGTGCATTTTCTGTCTGGAGACTTTCATGACTTACTATATACTGAAAAATCACCAGAAGTCCTTCCATGCAATTGACCATCGTCTCTcagtaaataaaaagacagCCAACGGAGGTTTAAAACCCAGCATGTACCCATACAAACTGTACAGGCTCTTACCGATGAAATGCAGGCGAATGCCTTACAAGTCCTACCGAAATTCTTCATATGAAAATGTTCAAACAACTACCCAGGCCAATGAAACTACTTCTACTAACTGCTTCATTCCGACTTCTCTTAGCTCTGAGCTACCACCACTAAATTTTCAACATAGTATAATAGCAAACAACAGAACTCTGGCCTTGGATACATCTTCACATAATGATACAGCACCTTCCACAAATACTCAGAATTCTTCCTCTTGGGGAGTAAGTATCTTAAATTCTGACTTGCAGAGGGActttttcacagctgaaaatagAGTTTCCACTGCTGCGAATGACTCTGGTTCTCAGGAGTGTGATTCCTCAGTTGTGTCTTTAAGTAATGTGAATGAAAATTCCACCTCTGTCATCAGTTACAGCAGTTCTGCACCCTCTGTTATAATGCACAGTAGCAGAGTTTCATCAGTAATCATGCACAGTAAAACAATCACTTCCATAGAAAACAGTAAGACAGAATCTTCAGATAATCTGCCTAGTCAGTCCGTAAGCGATGATGGTAAGTATGGACCAGATAATTACGGGAAGTGCATTACAAAATCAAAAACtattaaggagaaaaagaaaacgCTGCAGTACAACAGAGCAGAAGTAACTGAGGATACACAGCATGTCACAGGATCTGGAGGTTCATCAAGCAAAACAGTAAATACTGTCCAAGAATCAAGTAAAACTGAAACATACATTGCAAAGCCTGCCTTACCTGGAACGTCTGCCGACAGCAATGTCGCACCTCTGTGtcaaataacagtaaaaattgGTAATGAAGCTATTgtaaaaagacatattttagGATCCAAGCTTTTTTGTAAAAGGGGACGAAAATCTAAACATGAGTCCAAGCAGGACAATCTAACTGAGGAACCAGAAATAGAGGTAAAAGAAAAGAGCCCATCTAGACTTTATAGCTCAGAATGCCTGGAACTGACAGAAATGTGTGATGATGTAAGTGACCAGGACTCCAGTGATAAACCCTGGAGACCCTATTATAAttacaaaccaaaaaagaaatcgaaacagctaagaaaaatgaaaaagaccAAATGGAGGAAAAAGCACGGAAGCAAGAACACCATTATGGAAAGCCCCAACACGTGCAGTCGAGAGTATGCACTCAGGAATGCTCCTGAGGAAAAGGCCATCAGCCAGgaagacaacacagaaatgcCTAATCTTCATTGTGAGCTCTGTGAAAGAGACCCATCTTCCACAGCAGAAGGTCAAGAACACGTGCACTGGCATGTAGCTACTTCAAAGCCTTACATTTGTGAGTTATGCCAAAAACAGTTTCAAAGTCCATccactttaaaaatgcatatgagGTGTCACACTGGGGAAAAGCCCTACACTTGCAAAACCTGTGGTAAATGTTTCTCAGTTCCTGGAAATCTACAGAAACACGAACGTATTCACCTGGGTGTCAAAGATTTTGTCTGCCAATACTGTAATAAGGCGTTCACTTTAAATGAAACACtcaaaatacatgaaagaaTTCATACTGGAGAAAAACGCTACCACTGtcagttctgctttcagagCTTCTTGTACCTTTCTACCAAAAGGAACCATGAGCAAAGGCATGTCCGTGAGCACAACGGAAAAGGATATGCTTGCTTTCAGTGCCCCAAAATTTGCaagacagcagctgctctgggaatgcACCAGAAGAAACATCTATTCAAAAGTCCAGCTCCACAAGAtagaaaagaacagttttgcAATGAAAGCACTAAACTTCTGGAAAATCCACGTTTCCTTGGCTCAGAAGGAAGTGAGGTGAAAAATACACAAAGTGTAACTCCAGAAGTTATACTCTGA